The Musa acuminata AAA Group cultivar baxijiao chromosome BXJ3-6, Cavendish_Baxijiao_AAA, whole genome shotgun sequence region TGAAAGGAGTAAAGACTAGATAGTTAGGAtaaaattaaatcaaaattagatAGTTAAGATTAGTTGAATAGTCATCTtcatatcattatatttttataatttcattaaggatatttttaatcaaagctAAAAAAAAAGTGCCCCTGGTAAAAACTAAATATAGGGATATTATTTGGTAAAAACCtttatttttttagtaaattaCTCATTATAATCTTTTAGTCCTCCTTAGTGTTTAAGATTGCTCAAAGTTTCTACTagtcttaatattattattaattttaatattgtcaaTATTTATTATTCCAAAGTTTTTATTAATCTTAATATTTCTATTAGTTTTAATATTCTTGGTTTGATTCTAATGTAACCACATAGAAGTGAGTTTATAACCAAAATCCTTATTTATTATTTACaactatcatttaaaaaaaaataatattttaaaactatttttttataaataaatataaatctcttctttaatatCGAGGGAATGATAAACAAGATTGGAGCATGAGCTGAAGGGCTATAATAAACAATAGACATAAGTTGGATAAATGATAATTGACGATAGCCATGAGGAGGTACGTtaggagaaaataaaataaaaaatattataataagatGAAAAAAAGAGAGTAtaataagatgagaaaaaaatattattttaataagtaaaaaataaaaaatgatggtAGAGGATGTGGGtaagatgagaaaaaaaatattattacaagtaaaatattattttattaatttttaaaggtGAGAGTTGTCTTAAAAAAAAACTCTAAATAAACTTGAATGACGGAACTGACCTTTGCTAAGAAAGCGACTACTGCATTCTTGCGTACCACAAAGAGCTTGTTGACTCACTGGCACAGGGACAGAAATAGGAAATAGGGAAAAATGAATGAGGGCGACTAACCGAGAAGCATCCAACGATAAGACCAGTAGCAGGATTAGGGTTTTAAGCTCTCACTTGCACTCCCCTCCTCCACCTTCTCGAATGGCTTCTTCCGAGACGGATGCTGCGCTCGCCGCAACCCCATCCGACGCGCCCACCATGTGAGGCATCTGTCTCCTCATCCTTCTCGATTCTTCTTCTTGCAGTTCGGATCGCTTTCGGTATCATGTTTGGTTGTGTGAACTATCAGCGGATGCCTAAAGAGACTTGATTTTGTGGACGATATATGATCGCACTTCTTAGTTTTGGGGTTTTTGATCGCATTTAGTGCTTTAATGATGTACCTTTACTAACCTAGAGTGGAATTGATTGGGGCGAGGTGGTCATTTTGATGCCGATCGAGGCTTTCAAGAGATTATATGGTGCATCGACTTTCTTATTTTCGTTTTCTTATCCTGTTACGTTGGTTTTATTTTCTTAGGGAACTGCTTATTTTGCCTGTATTTCCTCATTGTTGTCTCAAGTCCAAATCGGTTATTGGAAGATACGCTAGTTTGCATGAGCACAACAGTTTACATGATGAAATTGGATTCCCTAACATTGAGTACAAATGCTATTTAAATTGAACTCCTATCCATTAACACTAGATGATTCCAGAGGATAAAAAAAATCTTCCCCTCTTACTTAGGGATCAACCGAGTTATAGTTCCAACCTACGTATATAAACAAGGACCATTTAGTTGACTCCATTGCCAAAAGTAGTTTTATTTTTCTCCCATCTTTTATCTTCTAAAGTTCTCGCTAGTACATACTTATGCTAAGCTTTATGCATTTTCTTTTCACACTAACTACTTTTTGAGATTATTGCCCCACCATGGTCTCTTGAACAATCAAGCTATTGCTTGAGACTTTAAGCATTGTTTCCTCTCTATTAAATTGTgtattcctttcttttttctatattcttaaaatattttttcaattatAAATGCATCACTGTTTTCTTAATATATGTATGTGCTTCTTGAAATGTGCCACTGTATTGTAACAATTTCTTGGAGACCACACTGATACCTAAGCATCAAGAACAAGAAATAATTTTCAGATTTAGGACATGTCATGCAATTAACAGAGCAACACTTGTATGTCTTTTTTTGTTACAAAAGCATCTTGATCAAGTagctaattttaataattaaacttGTCATTTTAATACAGCTTCGATAAAATTATACACAAGGAAATTCCTTCCAAGGTGGTTTACGAGGACGAAAAGGTAATTCATCATTCCTGAAGTTGCTAGATTTATAGATACTATGTTTCTATTTACTATCAGTCGACAGTTGTTGTTTACTTTATGTGAATATTTATATAGGCTATGTTTCTAACTTCAACCAGTTTGTAATGTTTCTTTCTGTTTGCATTAACACTTGTATGTAGAGGAGTGGTAGTAGAATGGATAGGTTGGAAAATTGGAGTGTGATAGGTGGAAAAGTTATATTGTTGAATGCTCAGAATTAGCTCTTCTATTTCCTAAGATTTTCTTCAAGAAAGTGGGTACGAAGCTATGTCATAAACCAGGCTTCCTACTTCTGCCAGTATTTACTTGTTAATAGTTAAAATGTGGAATCTTCTATCTTAATCTTGTGTAGCAACGATCAACAAATCTTTGCACCAGTTATCTCTTTAACTATGGGAGTAGCTTCTTTGTGGTGCCAACTTCATATAAAATCTGTTGTATGTCATAATCCTACTTTGAGATTATTTCTATTcagttaaatttatcttttttctctGCCTTTTCAGTTGGTCAATCAAACTTAAAGCTGCAAAACTAAATCAGGGTTTTTTGTGTTttagcattaaaatttatttgcaTCGAAAGCAATATACTCACAAAAGAAGGAGATTGCATCAGGGCGCACACAGTGTACAATTGATGCACGTACATAAAAAATGCAAGGTTTAGGCTGAGCTGTTGGATGATTCTTGTCTTTTGGATGATTTTTTGATAGAAATGGGTGTCTCCCTTGCTCTTCCTTCAACCCGTACTATATTGTGTGTTCTCATgaggttttttattattattttatttatttatttttgttcttcatgtgtcatctcttttctctttctttctttgtttcatttttttgttgccttatcaaaattttttttccttcttgtgatAACCTGTTTCTCATAAGTTTAGCTTTGAGTTATCAATTTTTTGAATAATTGCCAACTTTGGCTCTAAACTCTTGCCACATAGCCTAGGCTTAATTGAATATAGTGATAAAGGAATTTGTCAAATGACTCTTTAGATTGAGCAAATTTATGTTTATGATAATCAATAATATCCTTCATAACTTTGTGTTATGATTATCTTTAGATTCTCATCACTGTTTTCCAGGTCATTTTGTTGGTTTGGAGCTCCATTACATATACAACTTACATGACGATaggtttatattttaataattgatTTTTTTCATTGGAAGTACAGGAAGCTTTATTCTGGGTTTTTCATTTTGGGGAACTTTTACTTCATAGAATTGCCATTACTAAAAAAGTCTAACCAAAGAGTAGGAGAAAAAGATccactaagaaaaataatataatttctgTGAGTGGCAGTGCCCTATTTCACCTTTCTTTTTCTGTCGTAATccttctttttattcttgattCTGTTGATCTTATTCTCTTCTAGAATTCTATTTCTTTAATAGCTTTTTCTATCTGAAATGTTTATCATCTTCTTCTTGATTCCTTTGTTCTACATTCTTCTAAAATTTTACTACAGCTAATGATATATTTAATATCCATGCTTAAATGTATCAGATTAGTCCAAACTGATCTTATTTGAGGCTTGTGATTAATAATCACTAGGAAACAATATTACATTAATAATTGGTTCCAGatcactgatgattttgtttgAACTTTTGTCAAATATAAGATGCCAACAGATGAAGATTATGGTGAGATTAATATTCCTCTTCACTTAGCTTTATTCTATGACTagtttcttttcatttttatcgGGTTGCTGGGGGACCTCTTCCTCCCGTATGGTATCAGTTGGGAGGAGTGCGAATGGAAGACGGCCCTGTATTGCTCCACCTACTCAAACTACGCCCAGCGACCTCCGGGGAAACCCTTGCCGATGTCCTCGAAACCCTGTGGAAGAACCGAAGGACCGGCCTCGATTCCCTCGAGAAGTCTCGGATCCGGTCCCTTCTCATCCTCCCCGCAGCCCAGGACCTCGACCCAGTGAGTCACCTTTGCCCAACCTCGATTGCTTCTTTCTTGCTGCAAAATCTAGGGTCTTCGTCCATTCTTATGCTACCCTTGCTTGTTGCTGCATTCCTGTTGCAAAAAAGTTTCCTTTTTAAATATCTCCAACGTGTGTATAAAGGTGACTGGTAGCGGAGTGAACACAACGAGAATTTGCTAGTTTAACCGTGAAGAACTGGAGCACACGTTTGCTAGGAATAATGAAGTAATCTTTGCGGGCATAACACTTGATAAGCTTATACCTTAGAGGGTATAGTGTTGTACCCTCATGGTGTGGGTTTAGGGCCATTTAATTTATGGAGAATGTCTAGTTCTCTTGATACATCTCTTCTCATTTCTGATTTTGGTGGTCACAGGAGGCAATCAGGTCAGCCATTATTTTATTGCTATGAAAAATCAGGTTGCTGTTGTTGAGTCGGGGGGGTAATTTGATTTTTGGGAGAAGTTTATTTCTCCTATAATCTGAGCAATATGCTGTTGGTTCAGAAACCACAGGACTAAAAGGGTACGATTGATTCTCATAACTATAATTAAAGTGAAATATGTTGAAAATTTCTTTGAATTAAAATAAGGGTAGAAAAAGCCGATCCCAATACCAATCCTGATGTTGCAAACTATGATATTAACTAGTATTCTTATTAATTTTATACACTTATCTAGCTTAGtttagttctcttatttatctagtTTGGAGGTTATTATCTCTTTTAAATAAATGGTCCATATGAGGAGGACAATTCCTAACAAACGTTTCTCTCATTGTTATGACAAATCTTGTTTAAAATTTAtgctttattttcctaattgtttAATATTTATTCTATTATGTTATCTTTATTGCTAGTTTGTACAATACTCTAGTGCCTAACTTTTTATTTACTTGTACTTTTGTTTTTTGTCCATTCTAACTACCGACCTTGTATTTCGATGCTAGATTTTGGCTTGCCTTCGGTTGCTTGTTAGAAAGTGTGTACATGAGAAACTAACAGGAGATGACATCAAAAAATTGTTTCCTCATGACCTTTCTATTGAACTTCAG contains the following coding sequences:
- the LOC103989368 gene encoding uncharacterized protein LOC103989368 isoform X4; translated protein: MRATNREASNDKTSSRIRVLSSHLHSPPPPSRMASSETDAALAATPSDAPTIFDKIIHKEIPSKVVYEDEKLGGVRMEDGPVLLHLLKLRPATSGETLADVLETLWKNRRTGLDSLEKSRIRSLLILPAAQDLDPILACLRLLVRKCVHEKLTGDDIKKLFPHDLSIELQSSLVLLFQKYHNQWNEELSSDQETLPRLKSMTWIMQNRNSAPANRVAVITLKLQDYTNSTSGELEVKFQLSKDTLEAMLRTMTYISEQLSSSVEQSSEPSVKKPKQ